The genomic DNA TTGCCAACAGCGCTAGGGCACCGAGAACCATCGCAAGCCCTCCTGCAGCAATGTGGATAGATAAGAGCATTCGCCCTCCTTGAATGAGCAATTCGACGGAGTGTTTCCGGCTGCCATGAGCCAACGCCACCAGCGAGATGAGCCCCGAAAACGTACATCAATTGTCACCGTCGCCTCCGCGAGTGAGCTCCCAGCAGACCGAACTACCGCGACTTGCCCCTTCGCAGGCTCTTCATCGGCTTGCGCTTCTTTTGCTGGCCGCCGCCGCTAGCTCGCGTTTTGGCTGTTCCGGCTCAAGTTGGAGAATGTCGCCAGGCTGGCACGAGAGCGCCTCGCAGATCGCATCGAGCGTCGAGAAGCGGATCGCGCGAGCCTTGCCGGTCTTGAGGATCGAGAGGTTCGCCAGCGTGATTCCCACCCGGTCCGCCAGGTCGGTCAGTGTCATCCGGCGATCGTGGAGTAGGTCGTCGAGCCTGACGGCGATCGCCATGTCACACAATCCCTTCGAGGTCTTCCCGCATGAGCGTGCCTTCCGCGAACACTCGGGCCAGCAGGAACGTGAGCAGTACCGCGAGCCAGCCGCTGATGGAAAAGCCGGCATCGAGATGGACTGGATGCGCCGGACTCGAAACCGCCTTGCCGATCGCGCCCATGCTGAGGCTGAGAAGCTGCAGCGCAAGCAGCGCCCATGCGATTGCCTGCAAACGGTGGGCGTTCGCGGCGACGAAGGGGTCGCCCGCGCGAACTGTGAGAACGATTGCGAGCAACCGCTTGAGCACGGCATAGTTCAGCGGTATCCCGACGAGGCCGAGCACGGCGGCAGCGCGTAGGCCCATGATCAACTGCTCTGCGTCGCTCGAAGGAGAAAGTTTGAAAGCGGCCATGATCCACTGCTCGTTCGGCATGACCACGAGCAGGGCCACGAGCGCGGCGCCCATCAGCCAGTTCACCACGATGAGGATTCGCAGCACGACGTACACGAGCGGCAGCGCGGCGGATGACGAGGCTGTCCTTGACATGACCCTCTCCTTGTCGATATCGAATATCAATAATATATTTATCGAATATCGTCAAGTATGGTATCGAAATTCGATAAGGAAAGCGGGACGGGTCCGACTGTCGTGACGGCTCACGGACGAACTGATCGCCGAGGCCGCATACCAGATGTGGAACCGGAAACCGCGACCTACGGCCTTGGCCTAATATCCGGCCTAGTCGGCTTCTGAGCATCGATCCCAGCCGCTTCTGGGTGACGGGCCATCCGGAAGTCAATTGCTGAAATCACGTTTCTCACAAGTTTGCGCCGCTCGTTCGCCGGTCTGGGGATTCTGAGTGCTATGGCGATGTTTCGCCAACTGACGGTACTGCCTAAACTGATTGAAGCCATGACTCTGGATGAGACCAAGTGTTTCAAGATGCTGGATGGATACTCAAGGACCCATCACAGGTGCTTTCTAGCTGAGATGAACCTGAATGCAAATAAGGGAGCCTATGCGCTGTGCTTTCGTCCAGCCGGTGGAGACCGTAACTCACCAAACCGATACGCATGTCGGTATTTGCACATCGGAGTGAAGGACGTGAAGAGCGCTGCAGACATGCAGGTGCTGCCACTGTCCATATCTGAAATGCTCGACAGAGAGCCTCCAGCACTGTGGCAG from Terriglobales bacterium includes the following:
- a CDS encoding helix-turn-helix transcriptional regulator yields the protein MAIAVRLDDLLHDRRMTLTDLADRVGITLANLSILKTGKARAIRFSTLDAICEALSCQPGDILQLEPEQPKRELAAAASKRSASR
- a CDS encoding DUF2975 domain-containing protein, giving the protein MSRTASSSAALPLVYVVLRILIVVNWLMGAALVALLVVMPNEQWIMAAFKLSPSSDAEQLIMGLRAAAVLGLVGIPLNYAVLKRLLAIVLTVRAGDPFVAANAHRLQAIAWALLALQLLSLSMGAIGKAVSSPAHPVHLDAGFSISGWLAVLLTFLLARVFAEGTLMREDLEGIV